In Mustela lutreola isolate mMusLut2 chromosome 1, mMusLut2.pri, whole genome shotgun sequence, one genomic interval encodes:
- the LOC131821916 gene encoding olfactory receptor 10T2-like, translating into MGNHTTVSSFLLWGFSSFPDLQGPLFAMIFFSHMTILAANVSIMVAIKLSHNLHTPMYFFLCALSFSETCTTMAVIPRMLADLLADSKTISLPECATQMFFFFGLAANNCFIMAAMSYDRYTAIHNPLHYPILMTHKICFRFIMASWMLGFLVSLCIVIIVFNLSFCDSIIEHFFCDISPVVCLACDYTFRQEMAIFVLSAFVLAGSFVFIMMSYVFIVSTVVKMPSAQGRYKAFSTCSSHLTVVCIHYGFAGFVYLRPKDRDSFREDMLMAVTYTVLTPLLNPIVYSLRNKEMQMALRKVLGKTDRLIPQMVNKRKLDT; encoded by the coding sequence ATGGGCAATCACACCACAGTGAGCTCCTTCCTTCTGTGGGGCTTTTCCAGTTTCCCAGACTTGCAGGGTCCCCTCTTTGCGATGATCTTCTTCTCCCATATGACCATCCTAGCTGCAAATGTGTCCATAATGGTGGCCATCAAGCTCAGTCACAACCttcacacccccatgtactttttcctctgTGCCCTGTCCTTTTCAGAAACCTGTACCACCATGGCCGTCATCCCTCGCATGTTAGCGGACTTGCTGGCTGACAGCAAGACCATTTCTCTTCCTGAGTGTGCCACgcagatgtttttcttctttggcttAGCTGCGAATAACTGCTTCATCATGGCTGCCATGTCCTATGACCGCTATACTGCCATTCACAACCCACTGCACTACCCCATCTTGATGACCCATAAGATCTGCTTTCGGTTCATCATGGCCTCCTGGATGCTTGGGTTTCTGGTTTCTCTGTGCATCGTCATCATTGTATTCaacttgtctttctgtgactccatCATCGAGCACTTCTTCTGTGACATCTCACCTGTGGTGTGCCTTGCGTGTGACTACACCTTCCGTCAGGAAATGGCTATTTTTGTGCTCTCTGCCTTTGTGTTGGCGGGCAGCTTTGTCTTCATCATGATGTCCTATGTCTTCATTGTGTCCACAGTTGTGAAGATGCCGTCTGCCCAGGGGAGGTATAAGGCCTTCTCCACATGCTCCTCTCACCTCACCGTGGTATGCATACATTATGGGTTTGCTGGTTTTGTCTATCTGAGGCCTAAGGACAGGGACTCGTTCCGTGAGGACATGCTAATGGCTGTCACATACACAGTGCTGACACCTCTGCTTAACCCCATCGTGTACAGtctcagaaacaaagaaatgcagATGGCCCTAAGGAAGGTACTAGGCAAGACAGATAGGCTCATCCCTCAGATGGTGAATAAAAGAAAACTGGACACTTAA